Proteins co-encoded in one Spirosoma endbachense genomic window:
- a CDS encoding GH39 family glycosyl hydrolase, which yields MSVFLHSFRSFSLLGISIATALGQTVSVSQTVVEPRGFREVGQLRPRSAKEIKASTWSIGGETLDRDYTDYQSYRGLLGPLGAKRIRLQGGWAKCEKVKGQYDFAWLDAVIPDAYSRGVAPWVELSYGNPIYSGGGEPKLGGRIPTSEEGLAAWDNWVRAMVNRYKNQVTEWEIWNEPDLNKLNTGEEVGVFYIRTAKLVRSIQPKARLIALGVAGVPAAGFMRPFLDHLKKENALDLIDILTYHGYAPNPDTSYPKIEEMRQLVWSYNPKITFMQGENGAPSTPSAVTIGALRQYDWTELSQAKWDLRRMLGDHGRGIATNLFTISDIHYAAGDHMTGVNTKGLLKTNPDKTIDRPKLAYKAAQHVFATFDDQIELLDKAKPTASQTTVAAFQYRHRQNGGQLVTLWSGEARPAETYDPKPTDVTIEGKFTQPVFVDLISGKVYEIPKSQWKKSGTGYTFTAIPVPDYPVVIAEKAALHLLTPTGQSANPSFKYLGKIAPKQSRDIRSSNWSVGAEYMDRDWTTYANWKDYLGKLGVKKARIQSGWAKCEKVKGQYDFAWLDEIIVDMKKQGVTPWVNLSYGNPVYSGGGGTTLNAALPYSGEALEGWKKYVSAIVARYGDKVTEWEIWNEPNYKISIPDYVNFFITSAETIKSVQPEARIIAFALGSGVDYKFADSALKLIQEKGKLGLIDEITHHRHIPNPDNRSAEEELEKVVAKYNSKIRIRQGEAGCPSEWSNNFALNKYPWTELTQSKHILRRLLTDLGHDKESCCFTIMDAKTTQEWNHKGLLKANEDQTVAYAKPAYYAFQNLISVFDDRLERLDTYPYSAKKTDANTLSLYAYADKSSQLQAVTVWLKDNVPSDNNDQILCDFTFANARFKNPVWVDLIAGAVYEIPKENWLQKEHLFRQIPLYDSPILIADRSIITLSANQ from the coding sequence ATGAGCGTATTCCTCCATTCTTTTCGGTCATTCAGTCTGCTTGGCATCAGCATTGCTACTGCCCTGGGCCAAACGGTATCGGTCAGCCAAACCGTTGTCGAACCAAGGGGTTTCCGGGAAGTCGGGCAATTGCGTCCGCGTTCAGCCAAAGAAATCAAGGCGTCTACCTGGTCTATTGGGGGCGAAACCCTCGATCGGGATTATACGGATTATCAATCGTATAGAGGGCTACTGGGGCCGTTAGGTGCCAAACGGATTCGGTTGCAGGGGGGGTGGGCCAAATGCGAGAAGGTAAAAGGGCAGTATGATTTTGCCTGGCTGGATGCGGTCATCCCCGATGCGTATTCGCGGGGTGTAGCGCCCTGGGTTGAATTGTCGTATGGCAACCCAATTTATTCAGGTGGTGGCGAACCCAAACTAGGTGGCCGGATTCCAACGTCGGAAGAAGGGTTGGCCGCCTGGGACAACTGGGTTCGGGCTATGGTGAACCGGTACAAAAATCAGGTCACTGAATGGGAAATCTGGAATGAACCTGACCTCAATAAGTTGAATACGGGCGAGGAAGTGGGCGTTTTCTACATCCGAACCGCGAAACTGGTACGGTCTATTCAGCCGAAGGCCAGACTCATTGCGCTCGGTGTCGCCGGGGTACCGGCCGCCGGGTTCATGCGTCCTTTTCTTGATCACCTGAAAAAAGAAAATGCGCTCGATCTGATCGATATTCTGACTTACCACGGCTATGCGCCCAACCCCGATACGTCTTATCCGAAGATTGAGGAGATGCGGCAACTGGTCTGGAGTTATAATCCGAAAATCACGTTCATGCAGGGCGAAAACGGCGCTCCGTCTACACCCAGTGCTGTGACCATCGGCGCATTGCGGCAGTACGATTGGACCGAATTGAGCCAGGCCAAATGGGATTTACGGCGGATGCTCGGCGATCACGGACGTGGTATCGCTACCAATCTGTTCACCATCAGCGATATTCACTACGCGGCTGGCGATCACATGACGGGCGTCAATACGAAAGGCTTGCTGAAAACCAATCCCGACAAAACCATTGATCGGCCTAAACTGGCCTACAAAGCTGCCCAGCATGTATTTGCCACGTTCGATGATCAGATCGAATTACTCGACAAAGCCAAACCAACGGCCAGCCAGACGACCGTTGCGGCCTTTCAGTACCGTCATCGACAGAACGGAGGCCAACTGGTGACGCTCTGGAGTGGCGAAGCGCGACCCGCCGAAACCTACGATCCGAAACCAACCGACGTAACCATCGAAGGTAAATTTACCCAGCCGGTTTTTGTGGATCTGATTTCGGGGAAGGTGTATGAGATTCCGAAAAGCCAGTGGAAAAAGTCAGGTACTGGCTACACATTTACTGCGATTCCAGTGCCGGATTATCCGGTAGTGATCGCCGAAAAAGCCGCCCTGCATTTACTGACACCCACGGGTCAATCGGCCAATCCATCCTTCAAATACCTGGGTAAAATCGCGCCGAAACAGTCCAGGGATATTCGCTCCTCAAATTGGTCGGTCGGTGCCGAATACATGGATCGGGACTGGACAACCTATGCCAACTGGAAAGACTATCTGGGTAAACTTGGTGTCAAAAAAGCCCGGATTCAATCCGGTTGGGCCAAGTGCGAGAAAGTAAAAGGACAGTATGACTTTGCCTGGCTGGATGAGATTATTGTTGATATGAAGAAACAGGGAGTCACTCCCTGGGTCAACCTGTCATACGGTAATCCTGTTTATTCGGGTGGTGGCGGTACAACCTTGAATGCGGCTCTTCCCTATTCGGGCGAAGCGCTGGAAGGCTGGAAAAAATACGTGTCGGCCATTGTTGCGCGCTATGGCGATAAGGTAACCGAATGGGAAATCTGGAATGAGCCGAATTATAAAATTTCTATTCCCGATTATGTGAACTTCTTCATTACCAGTGCCGAAACTATTAAATCGGTCCAGCCGGAAGCCCGGATCATTGCCTTTGCGTTGGGAAGTGGTGTCGATTACAAATTTGCCGACAGTGCCTTGAAACTCATTCAGGAGAAAGGCAAACTTGGCTTGATCGACGAAATCACCCATCACCGGCATATTCCGAATCCCGATAACCGTTCGGCAGAGGAAGAACTGGAAAAAGTGGTTGCCAAATACAACAGTAAAATTCGGATTCGTCAGGGCGAAGCAGGCTGTCCGTCGGAGTGGAGCAACAATTTCGCACTGAACAAATACCCCTGGACAGAACTAACACAATCGAAGCACATTCTTCGCCGATTGTTGACCGATCTGGGGCATGATAAAGAGTCGTGCTGCTTTACCATCATGGATGCCAAAACCACCCAGGAGTGGAATCATAAGGGATTATTGAAAGCGAATGAAGATCAGACCGTAGCGTATGCCAAACCAGCCTATTATGCTTTTCAGAACCTGATTTCGGTGTTTGACGACCGCCTGGAGCGTCTGGATACCTATCCTTATTCGGCAAAAAAAACAGATGCCAACACGCTGTCGTTGTATGCCTATGCGGATAAATCCAGCCAGCTTCAGGCCGTAACGGTCTGGCTAAAAGATAATGTCCCTTCCGATAACAACGACCAGATTCTGTGTGATTTTACATTTGCCAATGCCCGGTTTAAAAACCCGGTCTGGGTCGATTTGATCGCCGGGGCCGTATATGAAATTCCGAAGGAAAATTGGCTCCAGAAAGAACATCTGTTTCGACAAATTCCGCTGTATGATTCGCCCATCCTGATTGCCGACCGATCGATCATAACGCTTTCAGCCAATCAATAA
- a CDS encoding alpha/beta hydrolase has protein sequence MSTKWAPMIGLMMTNFLLGQSVLAQPELEVPLYPNGVPNAVASSLPERRTYDASGKLTALSTIIIPRLLVFRPAVPNGTGLIICPGGGYKNLNIENVRFIAQRLNQWGVTAFVLVYRLPADGLMQDQTTGGMQDAQQAFRSVRQRAAEWGIRPDRIGLWGSSAGGHLAAMAATHFTKAFEPGKDTTGLRPDFLVLAWPVISFRPGIAHQGSVKNLLGEHPTEQQLADYSPDEQVTATTPPTFLVHAGDDPTVSFANSIQFYQRLKKVGVLAELHLYEKGGHGFGIKPEITDSWMSQLEIWLRNRGFLNRS, from the coding sequence ATGAGCACAAAATGGGCACCGATGATCGGTCTGATGATGACTAACTTCCTGCTAGGTCAGTCTGTTCTGGCTCAGCCAGAGCTGGAAGTGCCCTTATATCCCAATGGCGTTCCAAATGCTGTAGCCAGTTCGTTGCCGGAGCGCCGTACGTATGACGCATCGGGAAAATTAACCGCCTTATCGACGATCATTATTCCGAGACTTCTGGTATTTCGCCCGGCGGTCCCGAATGGAACCGGCCTGATTATCTGTCCGGGTGGAGGCTATAAAAATCTGAATATCGAAAACGTCCGGTTCATTGCCCAACGACTGAACCAGTGGGGCGTCACTGCGTTCGTGCTGGTGTATCGGCTACCCGCCGATGGGCTGATGCAGGATCAGACAACAGGTGGTATGCAGGATGCCCAGCAAGCGTTCCGGTCGGTTCGACAACGGGCGGCCGAGTGGGGAATACGTCCGGATCGAATCGGTTTGTGGGGTTCTTCGGCGGGTGGCCATCTGGCGGCTATGGCGGCAACCCATTTCACGAAGGCATTCGAACCCGGAAAAGACACAACCGGATTACGCCCCGACTTTCTGGTGCTGGCCTGGCCCGTTATCAGTTTTCGGCCGGGAATAGCTCACCAGGGTTCGGTGAAAAACCTACTGGGTGAGCATCCGACAGAGCAACAACTGGCTGATTATTCGCCCGATGAGCAGGTTACGGCCACAACACCGCCCACATTTCTGGTGCATGCGGGCGATGATCCTACAGTATCGTTTGCCAACAGCATCCAGTTTTATCAGAGACTGAAAAAGGTGGGCGTACTGGCCGAATTACACCTGTACGAAAAAGGCGGCCACGGCTTTGGTATCAAACCCGAAATAACCGATTCGTGGATGAGCCAGCTCGAAATCTGGCTACGTAATCGCGGCTTTCTAAACCGATCCTGA
- a CDS encoding SGNH/GDSL hydrolase family protein has product MKKTTSALLLLLTAFVLISAAPSLPKLYVIGDSISMRYGPFLEKYVQGVWQYDRKSDDGQAAKNLDVPVGANGGDSRMVLEYLKLKAPDKSFQPDVLLLNCGLHDIKRLPETNAIQVDSVSYRKNLEAIYQLVHKRSIRLIWMRTTAVEDERHNSRSKAFKRYARDLDAYNAIADEVMHRHGVPIIDLYTFTRSLGSKHFVDHVHYDDPAMQLQAAYIAGYLQDQIPLIQKSK; this is encoded by the coding sequence ATGAAAAAAACGACCTCCGCTTTACTACTGCTGCTGACGGCTTTTGTGCTGATCAGTGCGGCTCCGTCGTTGCCGAAGCTGTACGTCATTGGTGACAGTATTTCGATGCGCTATGGTCCGTTTCTGGAAAAATACGTGCAGGGTGTCTGGCAGTACGACCGGAAAAGTGATGACGGACAGGCGGCTAAAAATCTGGATGTACCCGTCGGTGCCAATGGGGGCGATTCGCGCATGGTGCTCGAATACCTGAAGTTAAAGGCGCCCGATAAGTCGTTTCAGCCGGATGTATTGCTGCTGAATTGCGGCCTGCATGATATCAAACGGCTGCCGGAAACAAATGCCATTCAGGTTGATTCGGTCAGCTACCGGAAAAACCTGGAAGCGATTTACCAACTGGTGCACAAACGATCTATCCGGCTGATCTGGATGCGAACGACTGCCGTGGAAGACGAACGGCACAACAGTCGCTCGAAAGCTTTCAAGCGGTATGCCCGTGATCTGGATGCGTATAATGCCATTGCCGATGAGGTAATGCACAGGCATGGTGTTCCAATCATCGATCTGTATACGTTTACCCGGAGTCTGGGCAGCAAGCATTTTGTCGATCATGTCCATTACGACGACCCCGCCATGCAGTTGCAGGCAGCCTATATAGCCGGGTATTTACAGGACCAAATTCCCTTAATTCAAAAAAGTAAATGA
- a CDS encoding GH39 family glycosyl hydrolase, whose translation MENNRRNFLKTLSILPLSASLNPLEPDLPVPIVSPPIELKKIGSVRMKKPTEIKSSPFGIGCETLDRDLWKPKEVYPWIDNLPVKWGRLQTGWARVERQKGKYDWAWLDESVDGLVSRGVKPFFNVGYGNTNYQEGEVGFYPSMSNPVANDAWQKFVTAVAKRYKGKVQHYEIWNEPNLSGFWKPDKPDPKKYVQLVRETAPLIRKNNPDALIVGGVVSRMPILYIQELFKEGLGDLIDIFSFHPYTTLPEAYTERTKGLRQLIDRYNPKIKIWQGENGFPSDPNSTGFSGEGPWTETIQAKVMLRRLLTDCSLNLPMTLWFLIVDLHDYPKGSGNRNYKGILRQKPEIKPKIAYKALQHLGSLVHGDVHTRSAIVHALAGKEPATEKEYQAFGNGTKKSLEGICTATLNTDNGPVLAYWSDQKASDNPPADSVHLFLWDWEARGFAEPVLIDLLSGEILELSDQQKMFDDDKWRVGAEAQIFRQLPLHDYPMLIMEKSKVV comes from the coding sequence ATGGAAAACAATCGCCGAAACTTCCTGAAAACCCTGTCGATACTACCACTATCGGCTTCGCTGAACCCTTTGGAACCGGATTTGCCCGTACCGATCGTTTCGCCCCCTATTGAGTTGAAAAAAATTGGTTCAGTACGCATGAAAAAGCCGACTGAAATCAAAAGTTCGCCCTTCGGCATTGGGTGCGAAACGCTCGACCGCGACTTGTGGAAACCCAAAGAAGTGTATCCCTGGATTGATAACCTGCCCGTAAAGTGGGGGCGGTTGCAAACGGGCTGGGCGCGGGTCGAACGGCAAAAAGGAAAATACGACTGGGCCTGGCTGGACGAAAGCGTGGATGGGCTGGTGAGCCGGGGCGTAAAGCCTTTTTTCAATGTTGGATACGGCAATACAAATTATCAGGAAGGAGAGGTAGGCTTTTATCCATCAATGAGTAATCCGGTGGCTAATGACGCCTGGCAGAAATTCGTAACGGCCGTAGCCAAACGCTACAAAGGTAAGGTTCAGCACTACGAAATCTGGAACGAACCTAATCTGTCTGGCTTCTGGAAACCGGATAAGCCGGACCCTAAAAAATACGTTCAGCTGGTGCGGGAAACCGCTCCGTTAATCCGGAAAAACAATCCCGATGCGCTCATCGTGGGGGGCGTGGTTTCGCGAATGCCAATTCTATACATTCAGGAATTGTTTAAAGAGGGATTAGGGGATTTGATTGATATTTTTTCTTTCCACCCATATACGACCCTCCCCGAAGCCTACACCGAACGTACGAAAGGACTGCGGCAACTGATTGATCGTTATAACCCGAAAATCAAAATCTGGCAGGGCGAAAATGGATTTCCGTCTGATCCGAACAGCACTGGTTTTTCGGGTGAAGGCCCGTGGACAGAAACCATTCAGGCCAAAGTCATGCTGCGTCGGTTGCTGACTGATTGTTCGCTGAATCTGCCAATGACGTTGTGGTTTCTGATCGTCGATCTGCATGATTATCCGAAAGGGTCCGGCAATAGGAATTACAAAGGCATCCTGCGGCAGAAACCCGAAATAAAACCCAAGATCGCTTACAAGGCTCTGCAACATCTGGGTAGTCTGGTTCATGGCGATGTGCATACGCGTAGCGCTATTGTTCACGCGCTGGCCGGGAAGGAACCTGCCACTGAGAAGGAGTATCAGGCGTTTGGGAATGGGACAAAAAAGAGCCTTGAGGGTATCTGTACGGCCACACTGAACACCGATAATGGTCCTGTTCTTGCCTACTGGTCAGATCAAAAGGCATCCGATAATCCACCGGCCGACAGCGTTCATCTATTTCTCTGGGACTGGGAGGCCCGTGGCTTTGCAGAGCCTGTGCTAATCGATTTGCTATCCGGCGAAATTCTTGAATTATCAGACCAGCAAAAGATGTTCGACGACGACAAATGGCGGGTTGGTGCCGAAGCCCAGATTTTTCGTCAACTGCCGCTACACGATTATCCGATGCTGATTATGGAAAAGAGTAAAGTGGTATGA
- a CDS encoding SusC/RagA family TonB-linked outer membrane protein, protein MDNLSLYRSRAWLLGWVWLLTMSQLVAQSTNLITGQIADETGQPLPGVTVLVKNTSNGTTTDAKGAYRLSVPMGNDVLIVSYVGYASQEISINKRSVIDIRLALDNKALNEVVVVGYGTQQKRDLTGAVASVSSKDIQRLPVSGLDQALQGQVSGLQISSTSGAPGGNTNILVRGIGSVSGGNDPLFVIDGFPVNNAGVGNPLNMINPGDIESIEVLKDASATAIYGSRGSNGVIIVTTKRGKSGQAQITVDAYTGIQEPARLLKMMNTRQFAEFVIEGHNNGWLDNGGPNAKITDPNSVRSTSYRIPEAWQDLNNLPKVDTDWQKVIFRTAPIQNYQVSAVGGNEKMRYALSGGYFNQKGILISSGFERFSARLNLDGQLTKRLKVSMNLAPTYTSTDNVPSTGHYGDYNIVAGALSMPPMIPVYNPDGSYGNTFDLTNLGMGAIPNPVKVANEYKSTNAQFRMLGNLFGEYELLNGLKLKVSVGSDINYYNTNTFKPSTLSTSASVSPATSSINNTSDINWLNENTLNYRRTVNAHSIDALAGFTIQKSTTTSTTTSATNFADDLLENINGGQITGGSYTVGQWSLLSYLGRVNYAYNDRYLFTATIRTDGSSRFGSANRWGTFPSFSAGWRLSEEPFFKNLNLFDDFKIRAGYGLSGNNAIGNYRYLGLLSATNYVLGNTQVPGLSQGSFTNNNLGWETSKQVDIGLDLAFFNGRLQFTGDYYNRRNTDMLLNKAIPSVTGYTSAWVNIGELENKGIELALSGKPLATSNLQWTSSFNITFNRNKVLRLGSEGEQLFSDGGRGDVSITQVGQPIGSFYGHLVEGIFTTQEQLATHATQTGAKLGDFMYKDVDGNGVISDADRTILGNPQAKAYYGFNNTFTYKNWSLNILLNGVQGRDVFWAGAVFVRGYHGVQNNLAEVIGNYYKSPSQPGDGQSPRIIRGALNNNLRYSSFFNFDGSYLRVRNVTLNYNLSQKLAKRLGMQGGRIYLTSNNLYTFTKYPGYDPEISNSGDNMLAAGIDYLGYPPARSYTLGLSLTF, encoded by the coding sequence ATGGATAACCTTTCACTCTATCGAAGCAGGGCCTGGCTATTGGGATGGGTATGGCTATTGACAATGAGTCAATTAGTAGCTCAGTCTACTAATTTGATTACTGGGCAAATAGCCGACGAAACGGGCCAGCCGTTACCTGGTGTTACGGTATTGGTTAAAAATACCAGTAATGGCACTACGACGGATGCTAAAGGTGCGTATCGCCTGTCGGTTCCGATGGGCAACGATGTATTGATTGTTTCTTATGTAGGTTATGCAAGCCAGGAGATCAGCATCAATAAACGCTCAGTGATCGACATTCGGTTAGCTCTTGATAATAAAGCCCTGAATGAAGTGGTTGTCGTTGGTTACGGTACGCAGCAAAAACGCGATTTGACCGGTGCTGTGGCATCCGTTTCATCAAAAGACATTCAACGCCTGCCGGTATCCGGGCTGGATCAGGCGTTGCAGGGCCAGGTGTCAGGCTTACAGATTTCGTCTACGTCCGGCGCACCGGGCGGCAATACAAACATCCTCGTTCGGGGTATTGGCTCGGTTTCCGGCGGGAATGATCCTTTGTTTGTCATTGATGGATTTCCGGTTAATAACGCTGGTGTTGGTAATCCGCTGAATATGATCAACCCCGGCGACATTGAATCCATTGAAGTCCTGAAAGATGCATCGGCTACGGCTATCTATGGCTCTCGGGGTTCCAACGGAGTAATTATTGTAACCACCAAACGGGGCAAATCCGGTCAGGCTCAGATTACGGTTGATGCGTATACCGGCATTCAGGAGCCCGCCCGACTCCTGAAGATGATGAACACCCGGCAGTTCGCCGAATTCGTCATTGAAGGGCACAATAACGGCTGGCTCGACAACGGCGGTCCCAATGCCAAAATTACGGACCCAAACAGTGTTCGTTCTACATCCTATAGGATTCCGGAGGCCTGGCAGGATCTGAATAATCTGCCAAAGGTCGACACCGACTGGCAAAAGGTAATTTTCCGTACGGCGCCCATTCAAAATTACCAGGTTAGTGCCGTAGGGGGTAATGAAAAAATGAGGTATGCACTTTCGGGCGGTTATTTTAATCAGAAAGGAATCCTCATCAGTTCGGGCTTTGAGCGGTTTTCTGCCCGGCTGAACCTCGATGGTCAGCTTACCAAACGACTGAAGGTGAGCATGAATCTGGCTCCAACCTACACCAGCACCGACAACGTACCCTCAACAGGGCATTATGGCGATTACAATATCGTTGCCGGAGCCCTGTCCATGCCTCCCATGATTCCGGTGTATAACCCCGACGGTTCATACGGCAATACGTTCGACTTAACGAATCTTGGTATGGGTGCCATTCCGAATCCAGTTAAGGTTGCTAATGAATATAAGAGTACGAATGCGCAGTTCCGGATGCTGGGTAATCTGTTCGGCGAATACGAGCTGCTAAATGGTCTGAAGTTAAAAGTGAGTGTCGGTAGCGATATCAACTATTACAACACCAACACCTTCAAACCCTCTACACTGTCGACAAGCGCTTCGGTGTCGCCTGCTACGTCCAGCATCAACAATACGTCGGACATTAACTGGTTGAATGAGAATACATTGAATTACCGACGTACAGTCAATGCCCATTCGATTGACGCCCTGGCTGGGTTTACCATTCAGAAATCAACAACAACTTCGACCACAACCTCGGCGACTAATTTTGCGGATGATCTGCTTGAAAATATCAACGGTGGGCAAATTACGGGCGGGAGCTATACAGTCGGACAATGGTCTTTACTGTCTTATCTGGGTCGGGTCAATTACGCCTACAATGACCGTTATCTGTTCACGGCTACCATTCGGACAGATGGCTCGTCGCGCTTCGGGTCGGCCAATCGCTGGGGTACGTTTCCGTCGTTCTCGGCTGGCTGGCGATTGTCGGAGGAGCCTTTCTTCAAAAATCTTAACCTGTTCGATGACTTCAAAATCCGGGCTGGGTATGGACTTTCGGGGAACAATGCCATTGGCAATTATCGCTATTTAGGGCTTCTTTCGGCGACTAATTACGTGTTGGGTAACACCCAGGTTCCGGGACTTTCGCAAGGCAGTTTTACCAACAATAATTTGGGATGGGAAACCAGCAAGCAGGTCGATATTGGGCTGGATCTGGCGTTCTTCAATGGACGACTGCAATTCACGGGCGACTACTACAACCGCCGGAATACGGATATGTTGCTGAACAAAGCCATTCCATCTGTAACGGGTTACACCTCGGCCTGGGTAAACATCGGTGAACTCGAAAACAAAGGAATAGAACTGGCCCTTTCAGGCAAGCCGCTGGCTACGAGCAATTTGCAATGGACAAGCAGTTTCAATATTACCTTCAACCGCAATAAAGTACTGCGGCTTGGTTCGGAGGGCGAGCAGCTATTCTCCGACGGAGGTCGCGGGGATGTGAGCATCACCCAGGTAGGGCAACCCATCGGGAGTTTCTACGGGCATCTCGTCGAGGGAATTTTCACGACACAGGAGCAACTGGCTACACATGCTACCCAGACGGGGGCCAAACTGGGCGATTTCATGTATAAAGATGTGGATGGCAATGGCGTCATCTCCGATGCTGACCGAACGATTCTGGGTAATCCGCAGGCAAAAGCGTATTATGGCTTCAACAACACCTTTACGTATAAAAACTGGTCGTTAAACATCCTGCTTAACGGCGTACAGGGACGCGATGTGTTCTGGGCAGGAGCCGTGTTTGTGCGCGGTTATCATGGCGTACAGAATAATCTGGCCGAGGTAATCGGGAATTACTACAAATCACCCTCGCAGCCAGGCGATGGCCAGTCTCCCCGGATCATTCGGGGGGCGCTGAACAACAACCTGCGGTACAGTTCATTCTTCAACTTCGACGGTTCGTATCTGCGCGTTCGTAATGTGACACTGAACTACAATTTGTCTCAGAAACTGGCCAAACGGCTTGGTATGCAGGGTGGACGGATTTACCTGACCAGCAATAACCTCTACACGTTTACGAAATACCCCGGTTATGATCCCGAAATCAGCAACTCCGGCGACAATATGCTGGCTGCTGGCATCGATTATCTGGGGTATCCGCCTGCCCGTTCCTACACCCTTGGTTTAAGTTTAACCTTCTGA
- a CDS encoding RagB/SusD family nutrient uptake outer membrane protein — translation MKAKRIFLSLLGLLVLASCQDDFLGLSPQTDRNTLNFYKTAADFNNAVVGTYAALKLSGVYNTSLYWMGEVSTDNTDFGVTTRQAVNVDNFQFVDHTYTSLNDIIYASWRDHYIGISRANAILTRIETAGITDNLKMQYKGEAQFLRALFYFDLVRMFGDVPLVTSEITTADGANSLIRTPADAVYQLIISDLQGAEQSLPVSYGTTDAGRVLQGAAKALLGKVYLTRKEWDKAATKLKEVITSGKFQLLPKYADAFSFATPTNAEILFNVQYKSGNTGQGSGFGPVQASEGARITGGSMRYPTADMDAAYEPGDLRKSFSMKSSYIDANGQAINQRYVSKYVQYGALSGDSDIDFPVLRYADVLLMYAEALNEVGFDSEAVKALNQVRTRAGLAATKATDQNSFRLAIEQERRVEFAFENQRWFDLVRTGRYVTVMNAKGLNVKAFNILYLIPQREISLNKNLVQNPGY, via the coding sequence ATGAAAGCTAAACGTATTTTCCTTTCTCTGCTGGGTCTCCTTGTTCTGGCCAGTTGTCAGGACGATTTTCTGGGACTTTCGCCCCAAACCGACCGAAACACGCTGAATTTTTATAAAACAGCGGCCGATTTTAACAATGCTGTAGTTGGGACGTATGCGGCACTCAAACTGTCGGGCGTGTACAATACGTCACTGTACTGGATGGGCGAGGTATCGACCGACAACACTGATTTTGGTGTAACGACCCGGCAGGCAGTCAACGTCGATAACTTCCAGTTTGTCGATCATACCTATACCTCGCTCAACGACATTATTTATGCGTCCTGGCGGGATCACTATATTGGGATTAGCCGCGCAAATGCCATCCTGACCCGAATCGAAACGGCTGGTATTACCGATAACCTGAAGATGCAGTACAAAGGCGAAGCCCAGTTTTTACGAGCCTTATTTTACTTTGATCTCGTTCGAATGTTTGGCGATGTGCCTTTGGTAACTTCAGAAATAACCACCGCCGATGGGGCCAACAGCCTGATCCGAACACCTGCTGATGCCGTTTATCAATTAATTATCAGTGACTTGCAGGGTGCTGAGCAGAGCCTTCCCGTTTCGTATGGTACAACCGATGCTGGGCGTGTGCTACAGGGCGCGGCCAAAGCGTTGCTCGGGAAGGTCTATTTAACCCGGAAAGAGTGGGATAAAGCGGCCACTAAACTGAAAGAAGTGATCACCTCGGGCAAATTTCAATTGCTGCCCAAATACGCTGATGCGTTCAGTTTTGCTACACCGACAAATGCAGAGATTCTGTTTAATGTTCAGTACAAATCGGGCAATACCGGCCAGGGTAGCGGTTTTGGTCCGGTGCAGGCAAGCGAAGGAGCCAGAATTACAGGGGGCAGCATGCGGTACCCTACCGCCGATATGGATGCTGCCTACGAGCCCGGCGACCTTCGGAAGAGTTTTTCCATGAAATCGTCGTATATCGATGCCAACGGGCAAGCTATCAACCAGCGCTATGTGAGTAAATATGTGCAATATGGGGCCCTTTCCGGCGATTCAGACATCGACTTTCCCGTGCTTCGGTATGCCGATGTGCTCCTGATGTACGCCGAAGCGCTGAATGAAGTCGGGTTCGATTCCGAAGCGGTGAAAGCCCTTAACCAGGTGCGAACACGGGCAGGACTTGCGGCCACAAAAGCTACTGATCAAAATAGTTTCCGACTAGCCATTGAACAGGAACGCCGGGTGGAATTTGCCTTTGAGAACCAACGCTGGTTCGATCTGGTCCGGACGGGTCGTTATGTCACGGTTATGAATGCGAAAGGATTGAACGTTAAAGCCTTCAATATTCTGTACCTCATTCCGCAGCGGGAAATCAGTTTAAATAAGAATCTGGTTCAGAACCCAGGCTATTGA